TACTACTATTGCTGGTtttcatgtaatttaattttcattttgtagaCAATCTACCTATTCTTTGTATCACTTCCAAGTTTGAACCCCACAGCTTCGCTTGTTTTGTAGATAGGTGGACAAAACAGCCGGCTAACCCCATCAACGTGTTAAGATAACTTTTTGTAAGAATTTCAGATGATCTGGAAGATGTGTTGCAATTTTTCATGGTCGTCTTACCCTAGCAACTATATATTCTTGTAAAACTCAAATAATAGTGTAACGTTCAAATCTTTGGTTGAAATAGAgttcaatacaaaaataaaaataaaaattatctgAATTACTTTTAAAGTGAAACAGATATACAAGAAGAGAAATGGGTTTAATAAACAGTTAGAAATACTTTTAGAGGATTCAATGAATTAAACTATAAATCAGCTCAGCTGGGAATggatatttgttttaaaatcgGGGTAAATTTTGGGAAGCAACTTTACCCAAATAATGATATTTCACGGGAAAGTTGAACATGAAGGAAATCACCAAAAAGGAAGGTAATAAAGAAGGTGCTGTTGCCCCcattttatgaaataaagagaaaaagggaaagatgcCCAAAGGGAAGATGATGAGACCTTTGAAAGAAAAGAACACTTACTTTGGAAGAAAATCACTAGGAAGCTGCTAACTCAGATGCCactattattgttataatagtATATTgatgcattaaaattttcaatatcatcaaactttttgattaaaaatgacagaaaaaagaagaagctaatAACCCTTTTGTCACCATTCCAttaaaaatagaagcaaaagaaaaagatagacTTTCATATTCAAGGccaaaacacaaaataacaAAGTGCAGCTCACGCACACCTTCGTTCAGCCCATCCAAACCTATTGTTTGCCATATCAAATTCGATGTAATAATTCTGCTGCTGAAAGCTCCCTAGTATTATTGCAGGACCGCCGTGTGAGCCTTGGCCGACCACATTGTCTGAAACGATCATCAAACACGCAACCTTATCATCACCGACAAATGAGAAATAATTAACCAAAGGCAATGCCATTTTGGCTCCTCCTTTGAACTGGAAACTCAATTCGGGGAATTTTATTGAAGTATAGCCCGAAATGTTGAAGCATGGGGCTAAACCCGATATGTTTTCTATTTCACGCGCTCTTCTATAATTTCCCATTTGTTTCTCGAACTCTTTCGAGACTACCTCGAACACTGGTCTATCCATGAAAGTGAACGTTGATCCCGAGTCCACGATGGTGCCACCGTTACCGTCTGATCCTGGGACCAAATAACTGTACGGAACTTTGACGTGCTTATCTCCCACCAGAATTTTACGTAGAGTTACGTAGTAGAACTCTTTGAAATTTGGGTTTGAAGCCACTTGGTTCCTGTAAAACGGTGTGTAGCTAAGGCCTGGGGTCTTGGCATCACCGGAACCCGACCCTGTTTCCAACAACATGTTGCTGCTGACGCCGGTGTCATCGAACCGGCGAGAAACGAGACAGTAAGAGAATTTCTTGAGGCCTAATTGGGAGGGTAAAGACTCAGCGCTCCGACCGAACCCGGCTATTCCAGCGGGCTGTCGGTTGGAGAGGATGGAGCATCCGACAAGGAAATCTTGGAAGGTTTTCTGGGGGAAAACAAGGTTTTCTACTAATAGAAGCCCAGCAGTGGAACCTAAACCGTATTGAATTAGGTAAGGAGGGCAAGTTTGAGTGCAGTTTTCGGAAGTGGGTTCACAGTCTTGGCAACGAGACGCAACGTCGGGGCCAAAAAGCCAACTACACTTGGGGTTTCTGCAACCTACGAGCTTCTTGGAAGATGAACGTTTAGGGGCAAAAGTGGGGATTTTTGCAGGGTCAACATTGGGGAAAGCGCATTGGGAACAAAGGTAACGAGAGGTGCAAGGGAACCAGGAGAGGCTGCTCCCAGTGTCCATAATGAAAGGAAGGGTTTGAGGCGGAGTTCCAAATTTGAGGGAGATAGTGTAGCCCCCATAACTGTGAGGAAATAGGGAAGCCCTGAGAAGAGAAGAGGTAGTATTATCGGCCTTGGCTTTGGGGTGTTTGAGGTGGTGGGCTCTTGCAACAGAAGAAGTGACTAAGTTGTTGAGAATTTGGTAAGGATGGGAGGAAGAAGGGTGAGGGAAGGGAGAGAGGGAGAGTTTGATGGTGGCGGCGGCGGCGCCGGCTGACGTCAATGTTGTGGAGATTATAAAGAAAGataagaagaagatgaaaggaAGAGAAGCCATGACGacgacaacaacaacaaaagaaaaagaatggttATCTCTGTTTTTGCTCTGCTTTTGGATTATCTATTTGTAAAGGGGAAGTAAGTGTAAGTAATATTAATTGGTatttaaaagtgaaatgaatTTGAGTGGGGGAATAGGCATAGCGGTGGGGATGATGTTTGTCCCGTTGTCTCTTTATAGAGAGAGAGTAGAAATACTATACCAACGGTAAACAGCACAACTGGACCAAGGTATCATGTTCGATTACGGTGATGCTATTTTGACATTGTAAAACACTGAATTATCCATTATCTCACTTCATCTATCATGCGCAAGTTA
The window above is part of the Gossypium raimondii isolate GPD5lz chromosome 9, ASM2569854v1, whole genome shotgun sequence genome. Proteins encoded here:
- the LOC105799631 gene encoding probable aspartyl protease At4g16563 — protein: MASLPFIFFLSFFIISTTLTSAGAAAATIKLSLSPFPHPSSSHPYQILNNLVTSSVARAHHLKHPKAKADNTTSSLLRASLFPHSYGGYTISLKFGTPPQTLPFIMDTGSSLSWFPCTSRYLCSQCAFPNVDPAKIPTFAPKRSSSKKLVGCRNPKCSWLFGPDVASRCQDCEPTSENCTQTCPPYLIQYGLGSTAGLLLVENLVFPQKTFQDFLVGCSILSNRQPAGIAGFGRSAESLPSQLGLKKFSYCLVSRRFDDTGVSSNMLLETGSGSGDAKTPGLSYTPFYRNQVASNPNFKEFYYVTLRKILVGDKHVKVPYSYLVPGSDGNGGTIVDSGSTFTFMDRPVFEVVSKEFEKQMGNYRRAREIENISGLAPCFNISGYTSIKFPELSFQFKGGAKMALPLVNYFSFVGDDKVACLMIVSDNVVGQGSHGGPAIILGSFQQQNYYIEFDMANNRFGWAERRCA